One window of the Babesia microti strain RI chromosome IV, complete genome genome contains the following:
- a CDS encoding hypothetical protein (overlaps_old_locusTagID:BBM_III06860;~overlaps_old_locusTagID:BBM_III06865), whose product MFNRTHIKIDENLGSLILESFKIVDQNGDGMIDRAQFKLLWRSLGQVISDKNLNTLAEESFKKLENEQEMDISTFIEIFSLKYIHPPSTKSIYDAFNILGINTVNDLRKILSKGDDKLSDEQINRFMEIGNLRDSNAYLDYNDLVNLFTNKNPDKSLKVYF is encoded by the exons ATGTTTAACAGGACGCATATAAAGATAGACGAGAATTTAGGCTCGCTAATTCT GGAAAGTTTCAAAATTGTGGACCAAAATGGTGATGGCATGATTGATCGTGCACAG tttaaattgttatggAGGTCATTGGGTCAAGTTATATCGGATAAGAATCTTAACACTCTTGCGGAAG aatcattcaaaaaattggaAAACGAGCAAGAAATGGATATCTCCACATTTATCGAAATCTTTTCactaaaatatatacatccTCCTAGtactaaatcaatttacgATGCATTCAATATACTCGGTATAAATACAGTCA aCGATTTGaggaaaattttatcaaaaggGGATGACAAGCTTAGCgatgaacaaattaatcGCTTCATGGAAATAGGGAATTTGAGAGACAGCAACGCTTACTTGGACTACAACGACCTAGTGAACTTGTTCACGAACAAAAACCCAGACAAGTCGCTCAAAGTATACTTTTAA
- a CDS encoding ubiquitin carboxyl-terminal hydrolase 14 (overlaps_old_locusTagID:BBM_III06875) yields the protein MAIRIDVKWKSEVFKDIEIFLTEPLILFKSQLFSLTGVPPERQKLMFKGLLKDDVDLSQLGLVNGSKILLIGSNQVLCDNTKINFIEDLPAEEKDMLLGIRAFQPKSGGLVNVGNTCYFNAVMQFLFPVTELWDKLEFFKNIPGIKQNEFINSLLQMNKTVKNDIKPMNPTKQIILLRQLYPLFNKIDQTTGQYMQQDAEECLNFIVNTMNEFSSGSIADEIFGYTVVVKSERVDGIEEFIPPQNDVTKYMFLRCTMGTPTNPVHSVKEGIKQALTETVTIRKDDTDVLYKKTSYITSLPNYLIIHLVRFEWKQASTTSMTKACKAKICKRISFDKQLDVSYICDKDITESLNNINKYIFDLNNGITPSVKVAQGKHKNGNYVLEAVITHQGRTADSGHYVSWTRVLDESTSATDENVENDCDIRADGLPKKQEPKEFWHKFDDDEISKFDYQSIDLCGGRSDYHIAVLLLYKAQYVTIEDNNQ from the exons ATGGCTATACGTATTGATGTAAAGTGGAAGAGTGAAGTGTTTAAGGATATCgagatatttttgacagAGCCTCTGATTCTATTtaaatcacaattatttagcTTAACAGGCGTACCGCCTGAAAGACAGAAATTGATGTTTAAGGGTTTGCTCAAAGATGATGTTGATTTATCGCAGTTGGGGCTGGTTAATGGTTCGAAGATCTTGCTGATAGGCAGTAACCAGGTTTTGTGCGATAATACCAAGATCAATTTCATCGAGGATTTACCTGCAGAGGAGAAGGATATGTTGCTAGGTATTCGTGCATTTCAACCCAAATCAGGA GGATTGGTAAACGTTGGTAATACGTGTTATTTCAACGCGGTTATGCAATTTTTGTTCCCCGTTACGGAACTTTGGGATAAGTTGGagttttttaaaaatatccctggaattaaacaaaatgaATTCATCAACTCATTACTACAAATGAATAAGACggttaaaaatgacatcAAACCCATGAATCCTACGAAACAGATAATACTACTAAGGCAATTATACCCActttttaacaaaattgatcAAACTACAG GTCAATATATGCAACAGGACGCCGAAGAGTGTCTTAACTTCATAGTTAACACGATGAATGAGTTTAGCAGTGGCTCTATCGCAGACGAGATTTTCGGCTACACAGTGGTGGTTAAAAGTGAAAGAGTTGATGGtattgaagaatttatTCCACCGCAAAACGATGTCACTAAATACATGTTCCTTCGATGTACTATGGGCACTCCAACTAACCCTGTCCATAGTGTGAAAGAGGGCATCAAGCAGGCGCTCACTGAGACAGTTACCATTAGAAAAGATGATACTGATGTTTTGTATAAGAAAACCAGTTACATCACTTCATTGCCAAACTATTTGATAATACACTTGGTGCGCTTTGAGTGGAAACAAGCCAGTACAACTTCCATGACTAAAGCATGCAAGGCTAAGATTTGTAAGAGGATTAGTTTTGACAAACAGCTAGATGtatcatatatatgtgataaa GACATTACAGAATCCCtgaataatataaataaatatattttcgACTTAAACAATGGGATTACTCCTTCCGTAAAAGTAGCGCAGGGGAAACACAAGAACGGCAATTATGTTCTAGAGGCCGTAATAACGCACCAGGGAAGGACGGCAGATAGTGGGCACTACGTTTCATGGACCAGGGTGTTAGATGAGTCAACCAGTGCTACTGACGAGAATGTTGAAAACGATTGTGACATACGAGCGGATGGTTTGCCTAAAAAACAAGAGCCCAAAGAATTTTGGCACAAATTTGACgatgatgaaatttctaaatttgaCTACCAATCAATAGATCTTTGTGGCGGAAGAAGCGATTATCACATAGCAGTGCTACTACTGTACAAGGCTCAATATGTTACAATTGAGgataataatcaataa
- a CDS encoding conserved Plasmodium protein, unknown function (overlaps_old_locusTagID:BBM_III06900) translates to MIPYNHSGLVRRLAEYLLSRPNDGYVWIQGPFGIGKSYIVRQAIKSSYPKITKQLIFSLNNAKLDDFAHSFIDAIANLTIKSQKNDIMDRISRSIPEIPKSLIAKAQNKDISQLLKSIYDANNTINSLKWLFQVSNQLLADANIKIPIGIKFMRLLDVELFECLVKYLPNTNIIPILLCEEMASVIYFYKNLASQSSFILDVQEAEEDFIRNYIKLNVTKFTEITDAILLIAGHNLSLINRISSHLRESVHLVSGDYSDEFYPFDQTNEDRQLYELLESQKASIINLPDTIFKQDIEEFHEKMKSFLSFPPIAKMRKEMKNDIHFKVTVHETIRYIISKRIMQAYNNNYQNNPIIMGLLYSDILFYHFSTGKFVIANALIKRLAIDYINSQYHNLSSYEMVEYNLNYLLNFKIIQKEVDISL, encoded by the exons ATGATCCCATACAACCACAGTGGCCTAGTGCGCAGATTGGCTGAATATTTGCTCAGCAGACCTAATGATG GATATGTATGGATTCAGGGCCCTTTTGGCATAGGAAAGTCTTATATAGTACGCCAGGCTATTAAAAGTTCATATCCGAAAATTACCAAGCAGCTGATATTTTCACTCAATAATGCaaaattggatgattttGCACACTCTTTCATTGATGCAATTGCCAATCTGACAAttaaatcgcaaaaaaatgatattatgGATAGAATCTCTCGGTCCATCCCAGAGATTCCTAAAAGTTTAATTGCCAAAGCCCAAAACAAAGATATATC gcaattattaaaatctATTTATGATGCAAACAATACTATTAATTCATTGAAGTGGCTATTTCAAGTATCGAATCAATTATTGGCTGACGCTAATATCAAAATACCAATTGGAATAAAGTTTATGAGACTGTTAGATGTTGAGCTGTTTGAATGTTTGGTAAAATATCTACCAAATACGAATATTATCCCAATATTGCTTTGTGAAGAGATGGCAAGTGTTATTTACTTCTATAAAAACTTAGCATCTCAAAGTTCGTTTATCTTGGATGTACAAGAGGCAGAAGAAGATTTTATTAG GAATTACATCAAATTAAATGTCACAAAATTTACTGAGATTACTGATGCCATATTGCTTATTGCGGGacacaatttatcacttaTAAATCGAATTTCTAG CCATTTAAGAGAATCCGTCCATTTAGTTTCAGGAGATTATTCA GACGAATTCTACCCATTTGACCAAACCAACGAAGATAGACAGCTATATGAGTTATTGGAAAGCCAAAAGGCTTCCattataaatttgccagacactatatttaaacaa GACATTGAAGAGTTTCatgaaaaaatgaaatCCTTTTTGTCATTCCCGCCCATAGCAAAGATGAGGAAGGAAATGAAAAACGACATACACTTCAAAGTCACGGTGCATGAGACAATTAGGTACATAATAAGCAAACGAATTATGCAAGCCTACAACAATAATTACCAAAATAATCCAATCATCATG GGCTTACTATACtctgatattttattttaccACTTTTCAACGggcaaatttgttattgCAAACGCACTGATAAAGCGTTTGGCGATTGACTACATAAACTCACAGTACCATAACCTAAGTTCATATGAAATGGTGGAGTATAACCTTAATTACCTCCTAAacttcaaaattatacagAAAGAGGTTGACATTTCATTGTAA
- a CDS encoding methionyl aminopeptidase (overlaps_old_locusTagID:BBM_III06870) — protein MPHIFCCRHYYHNIYSYIYRICTMFVTIIRFGKFIPTVKYGSYKVTPMNHVPKHIVGPCYSINNPIITQPSQNDPALQFAEVKSHSVIEKMRKAAKIASDCLELCCKKSLPGVTTDEIDKVAHEFIISKGAYPSGVNFHGFPKAICASPNEVVCHGIPDTRPLCNGDIISYDCTVYYDGVYGDCAKTISIGKPSDEDLRLIEATKECLMLAIYTLKPGMNLSEIGKIIHEKAKQLGYCVIKEFCGHFIGHEMHMRPLICHTYPNNTIGTAIVGQTFTIEPILCQGESVIEIWEDGWTAVTADRSKSAQFEHTVLVTSDGCVPITSWT, from the exons ATGCCACACATTTTCTGCTGCCGTCACTATtatcacaatatatattcatatatttaccGTATTTGTACTATGTTTGTTACTATTATACGGTTTGGAAAATTTATTCCAACTGTTAAATACg GTAGTTATAAAGTAACACCCATGAATCATGTGCCCAAACATATTGTTGGTCCGTGTTATTCAATTAACAATCCTATTATTACACAACCATCTCAAAATGACCCAGCGCTCCAATTTGCTGAAGTCAAATCGCATTCtgtaattgaaaaaatgaGAAAGGCTGCCAAAATTGCCAGTGATTGCCTAGAATTGTGCTGCAAAAAATCTCTCCCAGGCGTTACAACCGATGAGATTGACAAGGTTGCCCATGAATTCATTATTTCAAAGGGTGCTTATCCTTCAGGGGTCAATTTTCACGGATTTCCCAAGGCAATTTGCGCTTCACCAAATGAGGTAGTTTGTCACGGTATACCAGATACTAGACCGCTATGCAATGGTGACATTATATCCTACGATTGTACTGTTTACTATGATGGTGTATACGGGGATTGTGCTAAAACAATTTCTATAGGTAAACCCAGTGATGAGGACCTGAGACTTATTGAGGCAACCAAA GAATGCTTAATGTTGGCAATATACACACTTAAGCCTGGAATGAATCTTAGTGAAATTGGCAAAATCATCCATGAAAAGGCTAAGCAGTTGGGGTATTGTGTAATTAAGGAATTTTGCGGTCATTTTATCGGCCATGAAATGCATATGAGACCGCTAATCTGCCATACCTACCcaaataacacaattgGCACTGCTATTGTCGGTCAAACATTCACTATAG AACCAATATTATGCCAAGGTGAATCTGTTATTGAGATTTGGGAAGATGGCTGGACAGCTGTGACAGCTGATCGTTCAAAGAGTGCCCAGTTTGAGCATACTGTCTTAGTGACCAGTGACGGCTGTGTGCCTATCACCAGTTGGacataa
- a CDS encoding 26S proteasome regulatory subunit N6 (overlaps_old_locusTagID:BBM_III06890), translating into MSTELIVSDYSAVKKLLDANFYKCPTNSTLDDSILSKLCDLNVSIINAVKVATTSIFDTTFDTQKDGFDERLIGINEDIILKICYHLISVGDIGGVIKVFNDNEPFLSMIPMAKMGKIIKCILERMLLVKFDINSILKVFVKFKNWCDQQKRTFLGYRIEIKIIILLVFKKEFALALKRISSLITSLKLLEDKQFLLDAYILQSKIYLFISNYALMKMSLSNAKNVSINLNTPSYVNGELDLLSGLISLHEKDYKTAYSYFYEAYESFHSSLTGPNNKIYPYIKVPNSHSGEFDLDDELSYTLVQTFPTISEFSPVFFTFYSLEHAPLSTCGDNMVMDGEVRINFENEQLLDTDCDIEMDCTLKCEINDVENSNFPPLPQRKLIQSLKYMLLATILTNKSQMMGSILFAKNKISYVYNPEIMMLKNISGLYTNNSLAEFEEILKTNEKIISADPVLNQGLCEMYDNLMEESLLKIIKPFSKVDIGYISDRLGISKQVLIRKVSEMIIDGKLCAMFDLRKEEGILTIYEPQVLRPMHKGITSTISNLSAVVDALCDIVHKNV; encoded by the coding sequence ATGTCCACCGAGCTTATCGTATCTGATTATAGCGCGGTCAAGAAATTGTTGGATGCCAATTTCTACAAGTGTCCTACCAATTCCACACTGGACGATAGTATACTGTCGAAGCTGTGTGATTTGAATGTGTCAATTATAAATGCAGTCAAAGTTGCTACAACATCCATTTTCGATACCACATTCGATACACAAAAGGATGGCTTTGATGAGCGTTTAATTGGGATAAATGaagatataattttgaagatTTGCTACCACCTAATCTCAGTGGGCGATATTGGTGGTGTGATcaaagtatttaatgataatgAACCCTTTCTGTCAATGATTCCAATGGCCAAGATGGGAAAGATAATTAAGTGCATTTTGGAACGGATGTTGCTAGTGAAATTTGacataaattcaatattaaagGTATTTGTTAAGTTTAAGAATTGGTGTGATCAACAGAAGCGTACGTTCCTGGGTTATCGTATTGAAATTAagattataattttattagtttttaAGAAGGAATTTGCTCTGGCTCTCAAAAGAATTTCATCACTGATCACTTCTCTCAAACTACTGGAAGATAAACAATTCCTGCTGGAcgcatatattttacagagtaaaatatatttatttatctcCAATTATGCACTCATGAAGATGTCACTAAGTAATGCTAAAAATGTTTCAATTAATCTAAATACACCTTCCTACGTTAATGGTGAGTTAGACTTGCTAAGTGGTTTGATTTCATTACATGAAAAGGATTATAAAACTGCTTATTCCTACTTCTACGAAGCATATGAATCATTTCATTCGTCTCTTACTGGGCCGAACAACAAGATTTACCCGTATATAAAGGTACCAAATTCACATTCGGGGGAGTTTGACTTGGATGACGAACTTTCTTACACGTTGGTGCAAACTTTTCCCACAATATCCGAGTTTTCTCCTGTATTTTTTACCTTTTATTCATTAGAACATGCCCCCCTAAGTACATGTGGTGATAACATGGTTATGGATGGTGAAGTACGCatcaattttgaaaatgagCAATTATTGGACACTGATTGCGACATTGAGATGGACTGTACGCTGAAATGTGAAATAAATGATGTTGAAAACTCAAATTTTCCCCCTCTTCCACAAAGGAAACTTATACAGAGTCTGAAATATATGTTGTTGGCGACTATACTAACAAACAAATCACAAATGATGGGCTCTATACTATTTGctaaaaataaaatctCCTACGTATATAACCCAGAAATTATGATGTTGAAGAATATTTCTGGgttatatacaaataattcgCTTGCAGAATTCGAagaaattttgaaaactaacgaaaaaataatatcagCAGACCCTGTACTAAACCAGGGACTGTGTGAGATGTACGATAATTTGATGGAGGAGAGTTTGTTGAAGATAATCAAACCATTTAGTAAAGTTGATATTGGATACATTTCTGACAGGTTAGGTATTTCGAAACAAGTTTTGATTAGAAAGGTGTCCGAAATGATTATCGACGGCAAACTATGTGCCATGTTTGACTTGAGGAAGGAGGAGggaattttaacaatttatgaGCCACAAGTCCTCCGTCCAATGCATAAGGGCATCACTTCAACGatttccaatttatcaGCAGTGGTAGATGCTTTATGTGATATTGTTcataaaaatgtataa
- a CDS encoding large subunit ribosomal protein L26e (overlaps_old_locusTagID:BBM_III06855) produces the protein MKYDKKVTSSRRKQRKAHFSAPSHKRRIIMSAPLSKELREKYKVRSLPVRKHDEVMIVRGQYHDGEGKVTQVYRKKWCIYVERVTRDKENGESIPVGIHPSKVVITRIRLDKDRRKLLERKAHPSTKGKYTEKDVSMKVDT, from the exons ATGAAATACGATAAGA AAGTTACCAGCTCTAGGCGTAAACAGAGAAAGGCTCATTTTTCTGCCCCGTCGCATAAACGTAGAATCATTATGAGTGCACCCTTGTCTAAGGAATTGAGGGAGAAGTACAAAGTAAGGTCACTCCCTGTGCGTAAACATGATGAAGTTATGATTGTCAGGGGTCAATACCACGATGGTGAAGGCAAAGTAACTCAAGTCTATCGTAAAAAGTGGTGTATCTATGTAGAAAGGGTTACTAGAGACAAGGAGAATGGTGAAAGTATACCTGTGGGAATCCACCCTTCGAAGGTTGTGATCACTAGAATTCGTCTAGACAAGGATAGGAGGAAGTTGCTAGAACGCAAGGCCCACCCGTCTACCAAGGGTAAATACACCGAAAAGGACGTATCTATGAAGGTAGATACTTGA
- a CDS encoding phosphatidylinositol glycan, class A (overlaps_old_locusTagID:BBM_III06895), producing MVTVLFASEFFYPYFGGIELHIYKLSIELIKLGYKVVVVTNHYEDRIGIRYMGNGIKVYYVPKQLLGSFPVGFVSALPDISLIRDILIRESVDIIHVHQAATVIGHQFTACGMILGCRTIYTDHSLFSFKESACIILNRVLEEFLTHTDKCICVSYASKYNLVLRTKIDPQKVTIIENALDANSFVPCVSKRPSDYINILVISRFTYRKGIDLLVKAIPLICQKHENVKFTIAGDGPKAILIEEMIEKYELQNRIKLMGPVPQDKVVDVMQTGHIFLVTSLTESFCIALLEAASCGMVLVSTKVGGVPEILPDDMLILSDLTPESVEQAVVEAIDRLPKSSPQRIHDRVARFYSWEKTAVKTDKVYKEVMEERKYNFYEHCVYRQRKDLFGIFFLYVYMLLYLYIKLLDIIEPRHLIEKPKNYKIKSDNK from the exons ATGGTAACTGTGTTGTTTGCCTCCGAATTTTTTTACCCCTATTTTGGTGGAATCgaattacatatatataaattatcaattgaGTTGATCAAATTGG GCTATAAAGTGGTGGTGGTGACTAATCATTACGAGGATAGGATAGGAATTAGGTACATGGGTAATGGAATCAAGGTGTATTATGTAcctaaacaattattaggCTCTTTTCCCGTTGGATTCGTCAGTGCCCTCCCAGATATCTCACTAATCCGCGATATTTTGATCAGGGAATCAGTGGACATAATACATGTACACCAg GCCGCCACAGTGATTGGGCATCAATTTACGGCTTGCGGAATGATTTTGGGTTGTAGAACCATTTACACTGATCACTCTCTTTTTAGTTTCAAGGAATCTGcttgtataatattaaatagg gtatTAGAGGAATTTCTTACTCATACtgataaatgtatatgtGTCTCGTACGCttcaaaatacaatttggtACTGAGGACTAAGATAGATCCCCAGAAAGTTACAATTATCGAAAATGCACTT gACGCAAATTCGTTTGTACCATGTGTCAGTAAACGTCCTAGTGATTACATTAATATCTTAGTAATTTCACGATTCACCTATCGCAAGGGTATAGACCTACTGGTTAAGGCTATCCCACTAATTTGCCAGAAGCAtgaaaatgtcaaatttaccattg CTGGGGATGGGCCTAAGGCAATACTTATCGAGGAAATGATTGAGAAATATGAATTACAGAATAGGATTAAATTAATGGGTCCTGTGCCACAAGATAAAGTGGTGGATGTTATGCAAACAGGACATATATTCCTTGTAACTTCTCTAACTGAGTCTTTTTGCATTGCATTGTTGG AGGCCGCTTCCTGTGGAATGGTTCTAGTATCAACGAAGGTGGGAGGAGTTCCAGAA ATATTGCCTGATGAtatgttaattttatccGATTTAACCCCTGAAAGTGTTGAACAGGCAGTGGTTGAGGCCATAGATCGGTTGCCTAAATCTTCGCCTCAACGCATTCACGACAGG GTTGCTAGATTTTATTCTTGGGAAAAGACGGCCGTAAAAACG GACAAAGTATACAAGGAAGTTATGGAGGAGAGGAAATACAACTTTTATGAACACTGCGTGTATAGGCAGAGAAAGGAtttatttggaatattCTTTTTATACGTTTACATGCTTTTATACTTGTATATTAAGCTACTAGATATAATTGAGCCAAG GCATTTAATTGAAAaaccaaaaaattacaagaTAAAGAGcgataataaataa
- a CDS encoding mRNA-decapping enzyme-like protein (overlaps_old_locusTagID:BBM_III06905) translates to MGEDVDHLRQSLGLRMLKSMDPDIQNILFNSNFVTLYVMKESGWEKADVEGPFFVVSRAGFNKFSFIILNKKSENHMSQQLMHGLRVVHEENFIFYRKNKSDSLFGIWHFDPKESAKCYDTIIKCIEQSTNISDNGFDFKQELKIDKEDNIIDHQIPSPDYRKAGKDLLGIAKMNSKLANPSKISDGHERALEEFKFPSFDNESPRYNLSRKDIISAVFEALKISNFFPKFFEILDRDRKL, encoded by the exons ATGGGGGAAGACGTAGACCATCTACGCCAATCTCTTGGATTGCGAATGCTAAAGTCCATGGACCCAGACATTCAGAATATATTGTTCAATTCCAACTTTGTCACTCTCTACGTAATGAAGGAGTCAGG CTGGGAGAAGGCAGATGTTGAAGGCCCGTTTTTTGTGGTCTCAAGAGCAGGATTTAACAAGTTTAgttttataattttgaataaaaaATCTGAAAACCACATGTCACAGCAGCTGATGCATGGTTTGAGGGTTGTGCATgaagaaaattttatattttatcgcaaaaat AAATCTGACAGTCTTTTTGGGATATGGCACTTTGACCCGAAGGAATCCGCAAAATGCTACGATACCATCATAAAATGCATAGAACAATCTACTAACATTTCTGACAATGGCTTTGATTTCAAAca GGAACTAAAAATAGATAAAGAGGATAACATTATAGACCATCAAATACCATCCCCCGACTACAGAAAGGCAGGGAAGGATCTTTTAGGTATAGCAAAAATGAATtcaaaattggcaaatcCTTCAAAAATTTCGGATGGACATGAGAGAGCGTTAGAAGAGTTTAAATTTCCTAGCTTTGACAACGAATCTCCTAGATACAATTTGTCTAGGAAAGACATAATATCTGCCGTATTCGAAGCacttaaaatttcaaatttctTCCCAAAGTTCTTCGAAATACTAGATAGAGATCGGAAACTATAG
- a CDS encoding Derlin-2/3 (overlaps_old_locusTagID:BBM_III06875;~overlaps_old_locusTagID:BBM_III06880) gives MNSNFDGFLTKIPIVTLYFTVTLIFTTALVSFRALNPKYIILNWLFVYKNRHIWRIFTNYFFIGSFSINWIMSLVVFVQFSTSLEHNMAFARSKGSYLYFLFLQMVTISTLSLLFYWPIGYPILFESLHFSIVYYWSKLEKMTPISIYFIRVSGYQLPILMCLFHLLTGGSILNDVMGLLAGHLYYYIRDLIPNGSNISIIKTPQLFDKIVTKMDEFISYLMSESRHNGINQGGFRGRGVTLNS, from the exons ATGAATTCAAATTTCGATGGATTCTTGACAAAAATACCAATTGTCACACTATACTTTACCGtcacattaatttttactacAGCACTAGTTTCTTTTAGGGCGTTAAACCCCAAATACATAATTCTCAATTGGCTGtttgtatacaaaaataGACATATATGGCGGATTTTCACAAACTATTTCTTTATCGGCTCGTTTTCCATAAATTGGATAATGTCGCTCGTTGTTTTTGTTCAGTTTTCAACTAGTCTAGAACATAATATGGCCTTCGCACGATCCAAGGGTTCTTATCTGTACTTTTTATTTCTGCAAATGGTAACAATTTCTACGCTAAGTTTACTATTCTACTGGCCAATAG GTTATCCAATCCTTTTTGAATCGCTGCACTTTTCCATAGTATATTACTGGTCCAAATTGGAAAAAATGACGCCTATTTCTATCTATTTCATTAGGGTTAGTGGTTATCAACTCCCAATTCTCATGTGCTTATTTCACTTATTAACAGGTGgatcaattttaaatgatgTCATGGGTCTATTGGCTGGGCACTTGTATTACTACATAAGGGACCTAATTCCAAATG GTTCAAACATTTCAATTATCAAGACCCCCCAGTTATTCGACAAAATTGTCACCAAAATGGACGAATTTATAAGCTATCTCATGAGCGAATCTAGACATAATGGAATTAATCAGG GCGGATTTAGGGGTAGGGGCGTTACGCTCAATTCTTAA
- a CDS encoding hypothetical protein (overlaps_old_locusTagID:BBM_III06885), with product MDQGKINNKADNRSNINELMEGILHEMGIGKYDPKICHILVDITQRESLMILNNSLNLSEIRVSTEQGRLASPYKNKKGISTVITEEDAQLACQEYIYKQVVRPSILLDIKEMQNYTNNSTLGSVNGSNILSGTTKNENMDKGSSVWKLNAKISLSGEYPKGIPPHLPEDANLNTLLPNWTPLPANTVTQTPSGRESGGHN from the exons ATGGATCAG ggaaaaattaataataagGCAGATAATAGATCTAATATAAATGAGCTGATGGAGGGCATCTTGCACGAGATGGGCATTGGGAAATATGATCCAAAAATATGTCACATCCTCGTCGATATCACGCAGA GGGAGTCCCTTATGATTCTAAATAATTCGCTAAATCTCAGTGAAATTAGGGTATCTACCGAACAAGGTAGATTGGCAAGCCCGTATAAGAACAAAAAGGGCATTTCTACTGTTATTACCGAAGAAGATGCTCAGTTGGCTTGTCAGGAATATATCTATAAACAAGTGGTCCGACCAAGTATTCTTCTG GATATTAAGGAAATGCAAAATTACACCAATAATAGCACTCTAGGATCCGTTAATGGCTCTAACATATTGTCAGGCACAACTAAAAACGAAAATATGGACAAAGGCAGCTCAGTTTGGAAGTTAAACGCCAAGat ATCGTTATCGGGAGAATACCCCAAAGGAATACCGCCACATCTACCAGAGGACGCAAATCTAAACACATTA TTACCTAATTGGACCCCTTTGCCCGCAAATACAGTAACACAGACGCCTAGTGGTAGAGAATCTGGGGGCCATAACTAA